A region from the bacterium genome encodes:
- the ileS gene encoding isoleucine--tRNA ligase, producing MNHQPAPYPDVDPQPDFAAIESEVLRRWDSEGTFRASVENRPPGAGGSNEYVFYDGPPFANGLPHTGNLLTGYVKDVIPRYRTMRGQRVERRFGWDCHGLPPEMEAEKELGVSGRRAITDYGIERFNGHCRRSVMRYTDEWQRYVNRQARWVDFENDYKTMDLPFMESVLWAFKRLWEKDLVYEAHRVLPYSWGAETPLSNFEIRMDDATRPRTDPAITVAFRLVGAPGDPAPLYLWAWTTTPWTLPSNLALAVDPETTYAVLEESGDDGPRRHVLAAEAVERYTRRLSDTRLAGSVRGRDLMGRRYEPLFDFFADVPGGFAVLGADFVDTDEGTGIVHVAPGFGEDDQRLCTEVGIDVVVPVDDQGRFTAEVRDWAGQNVFDANPGIIAALKQRGLIVRHDSHVHNYPHCWRTDTPVIYRAVNSWYVRVTAVRDRMVELNQQINWVPAHVRDGRFGNWLEGARDWSISRNRFWGSPVPVWRSDDPAWPRTDVYGSLDEIQRDFGVRPDDLHRPFVDSLTRPNPDDPTGRSVMRRVPEVLDCWFESGSMPYAQVHYPFENKEWFEDHFPADFIVEYVNQTRGWFYTLHVLATALFDRPPFRNAVCHGVVLAADGAKLSKRLRNYTDPEVIFTRQGADALRWYLMSSPVLRGGDLRMSDEGIDAVVRGVLRPLWNAYVFFCMYANADRSRAGWNVSSTDVLDRYVLAKTRRLVLEVGDRLDAYDLPGACGEIETFLHTVNNWYIRRSRDRFWAPATEADPGDKQAAYDTLHTVLVTLVQVAAPLLPLICESIHRGLGGGDSVHLCDWPEAAALPGDDELATVMDRAREVCSAALGVRVTHGLPARQPLRSARVAGRDATTLEPFSDLIAAEINVKSVVLTTELDEGTRFVLRPRGEVLGPLLGPATQAVMAAARAGEWTRAADGTVTVAGQSLAEDQYELVLETPEGRPSAALRTADLVVTLDVALDDELRSEGAARHLVRVLQQGRRDSGLHVSDRIELTLDLPAELAAALAPHARYVADQVLATEVRHADLQAVDDAGTASIDGQEIRFAITRGAAGSD from the coding sequence ATGAACCACCAGCCGGCGCCGTACCCCGATGTGGACCCGCAACCCGACTTCGCGGCGATCGAGTCCGAGGTGCTGCGACGCTGGGATTCCGAGGGCACCTTCCGGGCCTCGGTCGAGAATCGTCCGCCCGGCGCGGGAGGCTCCAACGAGTACGTGTTCTACGACGGGCCGCCCTTCGCCAACGGGCTCCCCCACACCGGCAACCTGCTCACGGGATACGTGAAGGACGTGATCCCCCGTTACCGCACGATGCGCGGCCAGAGGGTCGAACGCCGCTTCGGTTGGGACTGCCACGGTCTGCCGCCGGAGATGGAGGCCGAGAAAGAGCTGGGAGTGTCGGGACGGCGGGCCATCACCGACTACGGGATCGAGCGGTTCAACGGGCACTGCCGCCGCTCGGTCATGCGGTACACCGACGAGTGGCAGCGCTATGTGAACCGCCAGGCGCGCTGGGTCGACTTCGAGAACGACTACAAGACCATGGACCTCCCGTTCATGGAGAGCGTGCTGTGGGCCTTCAAGCGGCTCTGGGAGAAGGATCTCGTCTACGAGGCCCACCGGGTACTGCCCTACTCGTGGGGCGCCGAGACGCCGCTGTCCAACTTCGAGATCCGCATGGACGACGCCACCCGGCCGCGCACCGACCCGGCCATCACCGTGGCCTTCCGCCTCGTGGGTGCTCCGGGCGATCCGGCTCCGCTGTACCTGTGGGCCTGGACGACGACGCCCTGGACCCTGCCCTCGAACCTGGCGCTGGCGGTCGACCCCGAGACGACCTACGCGGTTCTGGAGGAGTCCGGCGACGACGGTCCGCGGCGCCACGTGCTGGCCGCCGAAGCCGTCGAGCGCTACACCCGCCGGCTCAGCGACACCAGACTCGCCGGCAGCGTGCGCGGCCGCGACCTCATGGGCAGGCGCTACGAGCCGCTGTTCGACTTCTTCGCCGACGTTCCCGGCGGCTTCGCCGTGCTCGGCGCCGATTTCGTGGACACCGACGAGGGCACCGGAATCGTGCACGTGGCGCCCGGCTTCGGCGAGGACGATCAGCGCCTCTGCACCGAGGTGGGGATCGACGTCGTGGTGCCCGTCGACGACCAGGGACGCTTCACGGCAGAGGTCCGCGACTGGGCCGGCCAGAACGTGTTCGACGCCAACCCGGGGATCATCGCCGCGCTGAAGCAACGAGGGCTCATCGTCCGCCACGACAGCCACGTACACAATTACCCGCACTGCTGGCGCACCGACACACCGGTGATCTACCGCGCCGTCAACTCCTGGTACGTGCGCGTGACCGCCGTCCGCGACCGGATGGTGGAGTTGAACCAGCAGATCAACTGGGTCCCGGCGCACGTGCGCGACGGGCGTTTCGGCAACTGGCTGGAAGGCGCACGCGACTGGTCGATCAGCCGCAACCGCTTCTGGGGTTCGCCGGTGCCGGTGTGGCGCTCGGACGATCCGGCCTGGCCGCGCACCGACGTCTACGGGAGCCTCGACGAGATCCAGCGGGACTTCGGAGTGCGCCCCGACGACCTGCACCGGCCGTTCGTGGACTCCCTGACGAGGCCCAATCCCGACGATCCGACGGGCCGCTCGGTCATGCGCCGGGTCCCGGAGGTCCTGGACTGCTGGTTCGAGTCGGGCTCCATGCCCTACGCCCAGGTGCACTACCCCTTCGAGAACAAGGAGTGGTTCGAGGACCACTTCCCCGCCGACTTCATCGTGGAGTACGTGAACCAGACGCGCGGCTGGTTCTACACGCTGCACGTGCTGGCGACCGCCCTGTTCGACCGCCCACCGTTCCGCAACGCCGTGTGCCACGGCGTGGTGCTGGCCGCCGACGGGGCGAAGCTCTCGAAGCGGTTGCGGAACTACACCGACCCCGAGGTCATCTTCACCCGGCAGGGGGCCGACGCCTTGCGCTGGTACCTGATGTCCTCACCGGTGCTGCGCGGCGGCGACCTGCGGATGAGCGACGAGGGCATCGACGCCGTCGTGCGGGGCGTGCTGCGGCCGCTCTGGAACGCCTACGTGTTCTTCTGCATGTACGCCAACGCCGACCGCTCCCGGGCCGGCTGGAACGTCTCCTCCACCGACGTGCTGGACCGCTACGTGTTGGCCAAGACACGCCGGCTCGTGCTGGAGGTGGGCGACCGGCTCGACGCCTACGACCTGCCCGGCGCCTGCGGCGAGATCGAGACCTTCCTTCACACGGTGAACAACTGGTACATCCGCCGCAGCCGCGACCGCTTCTGGGCACCGGCGACCGAGGCCGACCCCGGCGACAAGCAGGCCGCCTACGACACGCTCCACACCGTCCTCGTGACGCTGGTGCAGGTGGCGGCTCCGCTACTCCCGCTGATCTGCGAATCGATCCATCGCGGCCTCGGGGGCGGTGACAGCGTGCACCTCTGCGACTGGCCCGAGGCTGCGGCGCTACCCGGCGACGACGAGCTGGCGACCGTGATGGACCGGGCGCGGGAGGTCTGCTCGGCGGCGCTGGGGGTGCGGGTGACGCACGGGCTGCCGGCGCGCCAGCCGCTGCGGTCGGCGCGCGTCGCCGGCCGCGATGCCACGACCCTGGAACCGTTCAGCGATCTCATCGCCGCCGAGATCAACGTGAAGTCCGTGGTGCTGACCACCGAGCTCGACGAGGGGACGCGTTTCGTGCTGCGCCCGCGCGGCGAGGTACTCGGGCCGCTGCTGGGGCCTGCAACACAGGCGGTCATGGCCGCGGCCCGCGCCGGCGAGTGGACCCGTGCGGCCGACGGCACGGTCACCGTCGCCGGACAGAGCCTCGCCGAGGACCAGTACGAGTTGGTCCTGGAGACCCCCGAGGGCCGCCCCAGCGCGGCGCTGCGCACGGCTGACCTGGTCGTGACGCTCGATGTCGCTCTGGACGATGAGTTGCGCTCCGAGGGTGCGGCGCGCCACCTGGTGCGGGTGCTGCAGCAGGGCCGGCGTGATTCCGGGCTGCACGTCTCCGACCGCATCGAACTGACCCTCGACCTGCCTGCCGAACTCGCCGCGGCGTTGGCGCCCCACGCGCGGTACGTGGCGGACCAGGTCCTCGCCACCGAGGTGCGCCACGCCGACCTGCAGGCCGTCGACGACGCCGGCACCGCCAGCATCGACGGTCAGGAGATCCGTTTCGCCATCACCCGCGGCGCGGCGGGTTCGGACTAG
- the lspA gene encoding signal peptidase II — MASDGAESRSPGRPRANRLLLLSVAAAVLLADQLTKLWALRELADGSIHLFWTIRLRLVFNQGTAFGLGSSLAPVITVAAVVVSLLLLRLTWSTTRRSVAFLAGLVFGGALGNLGDRAFRGDGFFGGSVVDFVDPQWWPVFNVADAAISVGVVLFAVLGLRAGLRGDPLLEEA, encoded by the coding sequence GTGGCCTCAGACGGCGCTGAGAGCCGCAGTCCCGGCCGTCCGCGGGCCAACCGCCTCCTGCTGCTGTCGGTCGCCGCAGCGGTTCTGCTGGCGGACCAGTTGACCAAGCTCTGGGCGCTGCGGGAACTGGCCGACGGCAGCATCCATCTCTTCTGGACGATCCGGCTGCGGCTGGTCTTCAACCAGGGCACCGCCTTCGGGTTGGGCAGTTCACTGGCCCCGGTCATCACCGTGGCCGCGGTCGTGGTGTCGCTGCTGCTGCTCCGCCTCACCTGGTCGACGACCCGCCGGTCCGTGGCGTTTCTGGCGGGACTCGTGTTCGGGGGCGCCCTCGGCAACCTCGGTGATCGGGCCTTCCGGGGCGACGGATTCTTCGGCGGCAGCGTTGTGGACTTCGTGGACCCGCAGTGGTGGCCGGTGTTCAACGTGGCCGACGCGGCCATCTCGGTCGGCGTGGTGCTCTTCGCGGTGCTGGGCCTCCGTGCGGGCCTGCGCGGCGATCCGCTGCTGGAGGAGGCGTGA